In one bacterium genomic region, the following are encoded:
- the hprK gene encoding HPr(Ser) kinase/phosphatase: protein MTAIKIHKLFTELRDTLELTVYAGREGLMRSLTSKYINRPSMALMGWYKVFACERVQVLGKTEITYLNDLPKEKLYDTLEKLFTYEDDKGRRIPCIIVSRGLEPPAVLAKLADEYKVPILISRLRTTELMSRLSRWLELFFAPTITVHGTMVDVLGVGILFTGKSGVGKSECALDLIERGHRLIADDIVVIKRIGTNVLMAYPTDVQGHYIEIRGLGLIDIEKLFGIRAIRLQKRVEINIHLVFWNELDECERLGITERYTSFLNVEIPKIIIPVSPGKNLTSITEVIATNFKIKTFGENLAKSFIDRIEETLRRRRKTSSYLMEDYE, encoded by the coding sequence ATGACCGCAATAAAGATACACAAACTTTTCACAGAGCTGCGAGACACGCTGGAGCTTACGGTTTATGCTGGCCGTGAAGGGCTTATGCGCTCCCTGACCAGCAAATACATAAACCGTCCAAGCATGGCGCTTATGGGTTGGTATAAAGTTTTCGCGTGCGAGCGCGTTCAGGTGCTGGGAAAAACGGAGATAACTTATCTGAACGACCTGCCGAAAGAAAAGCTTTACGATACTCTGGAGAAACTTTTTACATACGAGGACGATAAAGGGCGCAGGATACCTTGTATAATAGTAAGCCGTGGGCTTGAACCGCCAGCTGTCCTTGCGAAACTCGCCGATGAATACAAGGTTCCGATACTTATCAGTCGTCTGCGGACTACTGAACTCATGAGCAGATTGTCCCGATGGCTCGAGCTGTTTTTCGCACCTACTATAACAGTTCACGGCACTATGGTTGATGTTTTAGGTGTTGGAATACTTTTTACAGGCAAAAGTGGCGTTGGTAAAAGTGAATGTGCTCTCGACCTTATCGAAAGAGGACATAGGCTTATAGCGGACGACATTGTGGTGATAAAGCGAATAGGAACAAATGTGCTTATGGCTTATCCAACCGATGTTCAGGGACATTACATTGAGATTCGCGGGCTTGGACTTATAGACATTGAGAAACTCTTTGGGATAAGAGCAATAAGGCTCCAAAAAAGGGTGGAAATAAACATTCACCTCGTTTTCTGGAACGAGCTCGACGAATGCGAAAGGCTGGGTATAACCGAAAGATACACATCATTCCTGAATGTCGAGATACCGAAGATTATTATCCCCGTCTCACCGGGCAAAAATTTGACATCCATAACCGAGGTTATAGCTACCAACTTTAAGATAAAAACTTTCGGTGAGAATCTTGCCAAATCGTTCATTGATAGAATCGAGGAGACGCTAAGAAGAAGGCGCAAGACCAGTTCTTACCTTATGGAGGACTACGAATAA
- a CDS encoding ABC transporter permease has product MRNQLDRFFISVAEFFELGGNIFTSIFRKPFYAEDTLYQMYSIGIQSLPIVTLTNLFTGMIYALQTGHELAIFGAKMYVGSLLSISFIRELGPVLTALVIAGRVGAGIAAELGSMKVTEQIDAMRAMGTDPIKKLAVTRVLAGLTMVPALTILANGVGLFGGLFVATTVLGISAQFYWKTVFDILIIDDVIMSILKSVVFGLIIVWVACYVGFSTTGGTEGVGRSTTKSVVISSVAILVGDYFITQILLWVLRI; this is encoded by the coding sequence ATGCGGAACCAGCTCGATAGGTTTTTCATCTCAGTGGCGGAATTCTTCGAGCTTGGTGGAAACATATTCACATCAATTTTCCGAAAGCCCTTTTACGCCGAGGACACGCTTTATCAGATGTACTCCATAGGAATTCAATCGCTTCCTATTGTGACGCTTACTAACCTTTTTACGGGCATGATATACGCACTTCAAACGGGTCATGAACTCGCTATTTTCGGGGCGAAAATGTATGTCGGCTCGCTTTTGTCCATATCGTTTATAAGAGAGCTTGGACCAGTTCTTACTGCACTCGTTATTGCGGGGCGTGTGGGAGCAGGTATCGCTGCTGAGCTCGGTTCAATGAAAGTTACTGAGCAAATTGACGCTATGCGCGCTATGGGAACTGACCCGATAAAAAAACTTGCAGTAACGAGAGTTCTTGCTGGGCTGACTATGGTTCCAGCACTGACGATTCTTGCAAATGGCGTCGGGCTTTTCGGCGGGCTTTTCGTGGCTACGACTGTGCTGGGCATATCCGCGCAATTTTACTGGAAAACCGTATTTGACATATTGATTATTGATGATGTAATAATGTCAATTCTTAAATCGGTGGTTTTCGGACTTATAATAGTTTGGGTGGCGTGTTATGTTGGATTCTCGACTACTGGCGGAACCGAAGGTGTGGGCAGGTCAACAACCAAGTCGGTGGTTATATCGTCTGTTGCCATACTCGTGGGCGATTATTTCATTACTCAAATTCTTCTGTGGGTGCTTAGGATATGA